The genomic stretch CCTATACCTAAAATCCTGATTCACATCGGTCTGGACAAACCAGCCCGGCGCCGCGCAGGCCAGCGAGCTTAACGCCACCGCTCCTATCACCATAAATTTTCGCACATTTTTTTCCATACTTCTTTTCCTCCTTGTTTTTTTTGCGTTCCCCTCTCGCGCATTTGCTGAAAAGTTTAGCGGCGATCTGTTAAAAAAAAATTTGTGAATTGTTATTTTGGCGTTAAGCAAATTCAGGGCACAATATTCATTTCCGGGGAATAGATAGTATAATTGAACTATATGTTCATTATCACCCAGCACCAATACGATCTGATCATGCGGCAGGCGCAGGAAAATTATCCGTACGAAACCGGCGGCGTGCTCTGCGGCTCCTCTGACGGCGTCATCAAAGGCGTCCTGCCGTTGTACAATCAGGCCGGCGGCGACCAGCGCCAGGAGTTCGGTATGTCCGCGGACGACATACTGCGCGGCCATGAGTTTGCTAAAAAACACGGCTTGATTTTTTTTGGCGTGTATCACACGCACCCGAACGGCATCGCTTATCCGTCCGAACAGGACATTAACAACAATCAGCGTTTCTTGTTTATCATCTCGCTGCGCGACCGTTACAATCCTGAATTTGCCGCCTACAGCGTTCTGCCCGGCCGCGCGGTTATCCGCGAGGATATTCACGTCGTCAACGACAATGGTGTTACGGTCATCGACATTAACACCGGCAAACCCAAACTTTCCGAAAATGTTTCCACGCTAGAAATGCACAAACTGCATACCCTGATCGACGCTATTGTCGATGAGCGCGCCAAATATCCGCGGCTCTCACCCAAAAACAAA from Candidatus Margulisiibacteriota bacterium encodes the following:
- a CDS encoding M67 family metallopeptidase, whose product is MFIITQHQYDLIMRQAQENYPYETGGVLCGSSDGVIKGVLPLYNQAGGDQRQEFGMSADDILRGHEFAKKHGLIFFGVYHTHPNGIAYPSEQDINNNQRFLFIISLRDRYNPEFAAYSVLPGRAVIREDIHVVNDNGVTVIDINTGKPKLSENVSTLEMHKLHTLIDAIVDERAKYPRLSPKNKFEASRSSFNTEA